A genomic segment from Spongiibacter sp. IMCC21906 encodes:
- the metG gene encoding methionine--tRNA ligase, whose amino-acid sequence MSRKILVTSALPYANGPLHLGHLLESIQTDIWVRYQKLRGNDCAYLCADDAHGTAIMLTAEKLGITPEEQIARVKAEHERDLAGFLVQFDNYYSTHSPENRELSELIYNRLDANGHIERRDITQLFDPERELFLADRYIKGSCPKCKAEDQYGDNCEACGATYTPAELINPRSAISGATPIEKESTHYFFKLAEFTEMLRSWTRSDSLQPQIANKLNEWLDAGLHSWDISRDAPYFGFEIPNAPGKYFYVWLDAPIGYMASCANWCAKTDRNFDDYWGKDSSAELYHFIGKDIINFHGLFWPAMLDSAGFRQPTAIYAHGFLTVNGKKMSKSRGTFIKAETYLQHLPAEYLRYYFAAKLSGAVDDIDLNLEDFTKRVNSDLVGKLVNIASRSAKFVHKGNDGKTSSALDNPALWEETIALSDTLAGYFENREYGKAVREIMSQADACNEYFDQREPWKLAKQEGGAAEAAAVASQCLNIFRVLVTYLTPVLPELSKQAAAFLNCDIAWSGSFKPLLNHPITPFKAMISRVDPDKVAAMVDASAASTPAPNAQIENAKAPAKNATKKKEDSGIADTIEFPDFAKVDLRVAEIIAANAVEGADKLLQLTLSLGELGERNVFAGIKSAYQAEELVGKMTVMVANLSPRKMRFGVSEGMVLAAGPGGGDIWLLSPDSGAKPGMKIQ is encoded by the coding sequence ATGTCGCGGAAGATTCTGGTCACCAGCGCCCTGCCCTATGCCAACGGCCCCCTTCATTTGGGGCACTTGCTGGAATCGATTCAAACCGATATCTGGGTTCGCTACCAGAAATTGCGTGGCAACGACTGCGCTTATCTCTGCGCTGATGATGCCCACGGCACCGCGATTATGCTCACCGCAGAAAAACTCGGCATCACTCCAGAAGAACAAATTGCCCGGGTCAAAGCCGAACACGAGCGGGACTTGGCGGGCTTTTTAGTTCAGTTCGATAATTATTACTCCACCCATTCCCCTGAAAACCGGGAATTATCTGAGCTGATTTATAATCGCTTAGATGCCAACGGTCATATCGAGCGCCGGGACATTACCCAGCTGTTTGATCCCGAACGGGAATTGTTTCTGGCCGACCGCTACATCAAAGGCAGCTGCCCAAAATGTAAAGCCGAAGATCAGTACGGCGATAACTGCGAAGCCTGTGGTGCCACTTACACCCCCGCCGAACTCATCAACCCCCGGTCGGCGATTTCCGGCGCTACGCCCATCGAGAAAGAATCGACCCACTACTTTTTCAAACTGGCCGAATTCACCGAGATGCTCCGCAGCTGGACCCGCAGCGACAGCCTGCAGCCGCAAATTGCCAACAAACTCAATGAATGGCTCGATGCCGGATTACACAGCTGGGATATTTCCCGAGACGCCCCCTATTTTGGATTTGAAATTCCCAACGCTCCCGGCAAATATTTTTATGTTTGGCTAGACGCGCCCATCGGTTACATGGCCAGCTGCGCCAACTGGTGCGCAAAAACCGACCGCAACTTTGACGATTACTGGGGCAAAGACTCCAGCGCCGAGCTCTATCACTTTATCGGTAAAGACATCATCAATTTCCATGGTCTGTTTTGGCCCGCGATGCTCGACAGCGCAGGTTTCCGCCAACCCACCGCGATTTATGCCCACGGCTTTCTCACCGTCAACGGCAAGAAGATGTCCAAATCACGGGGCACCTTTATTAAGGCAGAAACCTACCTCCAGCACCTGCCCGCTGAATATCTGCGCTACTACTTTGCTGCCAAGCTCTCTGGCGCCGTCGATGATATCGACCTGAATCTTGAAGATTTCACCAAGCGCGTCAATTCCGACCTGGTGGGCAAGCTGGTGAATATCGCCAGTCGTAGCGCCAAATTTGTCCACAAAGGCAATGATGGCAAAACCAGTTCGGCATTAGATAACCCCGCGCTATGGGAAGAAACCATTGCACTCAGCGACACCCTTGCCGGTTATTTTGAAAACCGCGAATACGGCAAAGCCGTTCGGGAGATCATGTCCCAGGCCGATGCCTGCAACGAATACTTTGATCAGCGCGAACCCTGGAAACTGGCCAAGCAGGAAGGTGGCGCCGCAGAAGCTGCCGCCGTAGCCTCACAATGTCTGAATATATTCCGCGTATTGGTCACCTACCTGACACCTGTGCTGCCCGAACTCAGCAAACAAGCGGCGGCCTTTTTGAATTGCGATATCGCGTGGTCGGGCAGTTTCAAACCGCTGCTCAATCATCCTATCACGCCATTTAAAGCCATGATTTCACGGGTGGATCCCGATAAAGTGGCCGCCATGGTTGACGCCAGCGCTGCCAGCACACCGGCACCGAATGCCCAAATTGAAAATGCAAAAGCGCCAGCAAAAAACGCCACCAAGAAAAAAGAAGACAGCGGGATTGCCGACACCATTGAGTTCCCGGATTTTGCCAAGGTTGATTTACGCGTCGCCGAAATCATCGCCGCCAATGCCGTAGAGGGCGCAGACAAACTGCTGCAGCTAACCCTCAGCTTAGGCGAACTCGGTGAGCGCAATGTTTTTGCCGGAATAAAAAGTGCGTACCAAGCCGAGGAGCTAGTGGGTAAGATGACCGTGATGGTCGCTAACCTATCCCCCCGTAAAATGCGCTTTGGTGTATCTGAAGGCATGGTTTTAGCGGCAGGCCCCGGCGGTGGCGATATTTGGTTGCTCAGCCCCGACAGTGGCGCCAAACCCGGCATGAAGATCCAGTAG